One genomic segment of Ignavibacteriota bacterium includes these proteins:
- a CDS encoding T9SS type A sorting domain-containing protein gives MKNITFLIYLFFITFTIFSNSTLYSQSVNLTMDWTENKANFKSSSIQQITWENSGINNIKIEYSTDSEKSWLIIEDNYPAANGFYNWVIPNTPSIFCKIKITDTSNDSIYSIYPITHFDSENDTKWIHHFTIYGKNEWTKISTPTLENLLCIKFNDNKNGIAFGNNILLVSNNAGITWQIKSHFTSKSICFIDENTGWKIDKISEDSDSSVIQKTEDGGKTWHTQFTLETKFSEDMPFPTKTSISNIKFNNSKVGWFILKYNEDGGSNYNLNLSRIYRTEDGGNTWSTFEDNSEYHIIDYNFIDEKSGWAIAEESMGNNCGGIEYCPKSSFTIQTSNSGKTWQQTEIDIPNKIIAQFSYSSYFLNPNKGWNSLGSVSNDFGLFNYYLGTIDSISGNIIEYDFADKQISNIYFINEKVGWMIAYPSQYNILDSTFSICGTIDGGLTWNVQYTNSLYNSPKINNFFSFDGKTCWAVGDSGTILKFTDGITDVKNIKHKLITNFTLYQNYPNPFNPTTKIKYSIPINLAYRQAGEKSETRNVKLIVFDILGKEISTLVNETKSSGNYEVNFDASNFAAGVYYYQLKTGDFVQTKKMVLLK, from the coding sequence ATGAAAAACATAACATTTCTTATTTATTTATTCTTTATCACATTCACTATATTTTCTAATTCTACTTTATATTCGCAATCGGTTAACTTAACTATGGATTGGACCGAGAACAAAGCAAATTTTAAATCTAGTTCAATACAGCAAATAACTTGGGAAAATAGTGGAATTAATAATATTAAAATTGAATATTCAACTGATAGTGAAAAATCATGGTTAATTATTGAAGATAATTATCCGGCTGCAAATGGATTTTATAATTGGGTTATTCCAAATACACCATCAATTTTTTGCAAAATTAAAATTACAGATACTTCTAATGATAGCATATATAGTATTTATCCAATCACACATTTTGATTCGGAAAACGATACAAAGTGGATTCATCATTTTACAATTTACGGAAAAAATGAGTGGACAAAAATTTCAACTCCAACCTTAGAAAATTTATTGTGTATAAAATTTAATGATAATAAAAATGGTATAGCTTTCGGTAATAATATTTTATTGGTTTCAAATAATGCAGGTATTACATGGCAAATAAAATCTCATTTTACCAGTAAAAGTATTTGTTTCATTGATGAGAATACTGGTTGGAAAATTGATAAAATTTCAGAAGATTCAGATAGTTCTGTTATTCAGAAAACAGAAGATGGTGGTAAAACTTGGCACACTCAATTTACTCTTGAAACAAAATTTTCAGAAGATATGCCTTTCCCAACCAAAACATCAATTAGTAATATAAAATTTAATAACAGTAAAGTTGGATGGTTTATTCTTAAGTATAATGAAGATGGAGGAAGTAATTATAATTTAAATTTAAGTAGAATTTATAGAACGGAAGATGGAGGAAATACTTGGTCGACTTTTGAAGATAATAGTGAATATCATATTATTGATTATAATTTCATTGACGAGAAATCCGGTTGGGCTATTGCTGAAGAAAGCATGGGTAATAACTGCGGCGGAATTGAATATTGCCCAAAATCATCATTTACAATTCAAACAAGCAATAGTGGAAAAACATGGCAGCAAACAGAAATTGATATTCCAAATAAAATAATTGCCCAATTTTCATATTCATCATATTTCCTAAATCCAAATAAAGGATGGAATAGCTTAGGCAGTGTTTCGAATGATTTCGGATTATTTAATTATTATTTAGGAACAATTGATTCTATTTCCGGAAATATAATTGAATATGATTTTGCAGATAAACAAATTAGTAATATTTATTTCATAAATGAAAAAGTTGGATGGATGATTGCTTATCCTTCACAATATAATATTTTAGATAGCACATTTAGTATTTGCGGTACAATAGATGGCGGATTAACTTGGAATGTTCAATACACAAATAGTCTATACAACTCACCGAAAATCAATAATTTTTTCTCTTTTGATGGTAAAACATGCTGGGCTGTTGGTGATAGCGGAACAATTTTAAAGTTTACAGATGGAATTACGGATGTTAAGAATATAAAACATAAATTAATAACTAATTTCACTCTTTACCAAAATTATCCAAATCCATTTAATCCCACGACAAAAATAAAATATTCGATTCCGATAAACCTTGCCTACCGGCAGGCAGGCGAAAAAAGTGAAACGAGAAACGTAAAATTAATAGTTTTTGATATTCTTGGGAAAGAGATTTCAACCTTAGTTAACGAAACTAAATCTTCCGGAAATTATGAAGTGAATTTTGATGCATCAAATTTTGCAGCGGGAGTTTATTATTAT
- a CDS encoding PQQ-binding-like beta-propeller repeat protein, with the protein MEFNKNPSNGEILISNPTSPQIEVNLPEDKGIYSFSLKVTDSQGNSSYNAVNVNNGVKWVYSTNGSIYSSPAIGNDGNIYFGNSNNNFYSINPNGTLNWTFVTNGKIYSSPAIANDGTIYINDRDNNLYSISPQGLKKWELKISNSDNFNNFLSVGNDGTIFLSNSGQIVAVNPDGTKKWENFTNGGLNSSPVIGIDGLVISNSTYGGLLAFLYDGNLKWTQNTKQNVWGNPSAAIDFFGNIYIGSADILFAINPNGTKKWEFNSITYIKTAPSIGNDGTVYFGVGNAEYAIGYFLYAITPEGTEKWKFSTKGEINSIPLIGEDGTIYFGSNDKNFYALNPDGTLKWKFLTNEPIASSPTIQNDGTIYFGCTDGILYAISTNSKGLADSPWPKANKDIRNSGNAVNAVNKINYHVSLPNCENSDDPIEIFSGNIYEGNKIEFPEYTLPSELSVFQNFYNFLTGLEIIFPVGSLKENITLNLNLNLFCETGIGDNPTTDEIIELLSMYIQVIRDTSGVHDLSDYYYLKDKFEAAIKIPLANIKNLLGLTEINNANLLSYLNKNENGFDLEGMRSEVDSLFFTIYTNQLSSINLDYKLNLTDIADINKIPEEYALYQNYPNPFNPSTKIKYSIPINEKSETRNVKLIVYDVLGKEIETLVNETKSPGNYEVTFDASNLSSGIYFYRIQCSDFTETKKMFFIK; encoded by the coding sequence TTGGAGTTTAATAAAAATCCTTCAAATGGTGAAATTCTTATTAGTAATCCAACTTCTCCTCAAATAGAAGTTAACTTACCGGAAGATAAAGGAATTTATTCTTTTTCTCTCAAAGTTACGGATTCTCAAGGAAATAGCTCTTATAATGCTGTTAATGTTAATAATGGTGTAAAGTGGGTTTACTCAACAAATGGCTCAATTTATTCTTCTCCTGCTATTGGAAATGATGGGAATATATACTTTGGTAATTCGAATAATAATTTTTATTCTATTAATCCAAATGGTACTCTAAATTGGACATTTGTAACAAATGGAAAAATTTATTCATCTCCAGCTATAGCGAATGATGGCACAATTTACATAAATGACCGTGATAATAATCTTTATTCAATAAGTCCGCAAGGATTAAAAAAATGGGAATTGAAAATAAGTAATTCTGATAACTTTAATAACTTTCTTTCCGTTGGAAATGATGGTACAATATTTTTAAGTAATTCCGGCCAAATAGTAGCAGTAAATCCAGATGGAACAAAGAAATGGGAAAATTTTACAAATGGCGGTCTGAATTCTTCACCTGTTATTGGTATAGATGGATTAGTTATTTCCAATTCGACTTACGGGGGTTTATTAGCCTTTTTATATGATGGAAATTTAAAATGGACGCAAAATACGAAACAAAATGTATGGGGAAACCCATCAGCTGCAATTGACTTTTTTGGCAATATTTATATTGGTTCAGCAGATATTTTATTTGCAATTAATCCCAATGGAACAAAAAAATGGGAATTCAATTCTATAACTTATATAAAAACTGCTCCTTCTATAGGAAATGATGGGACAGTTTATTTTGGAGTCGGTAATGCAGAATATGCTATAGGATATTTTCTTTATGCAATTACACCAGAAGGTACAGAAAAATGGAAATTCTCAACCAAAGGAGAAATCAATTCTATTCCGCTTATTGGTGAAGATGGTACAATTTATTTTGGATCAAATGATAAGAATTTTTATGCTCTAAATCCGGATGGTACATTGAAGTGGAAGTTTTTAACTAATGAACCAATTGCTAGTTCGCCAACAATTCAAAATGATGGTACTATTTATTTTGGATGTACAGATGGAATCTTATATGCAATTAGCACAAATAGTAAAGGATTAGCTGATAGCCCATGGCCAAAAGCTAATAAAGATATTAGGAATAGTGGAAATGCTGTTAATGCTGTCAATAAGATTAATTACCATGTTTCACTTCCCAATTGTGAAAATTCAGATGATCCTATTGAAATATTTAGTGGTAATATTTATGAAGGTAATAAAATAGAATTTCCGGAATATACACTTCCATCCGAGTTAAGTGTTTTCCAAAACTTTTATAACTTTTTAACTGGCTTAGAAATTATTTTCCCCGTTGGAAGTCTTAAAGAAAATATAACGCTAAACCTAAATTTAAATCTATTTTGCGAAACCGGAATTGGAGATAACCCCACAACAGATGAAATAATTGAATTACTTTCTATGTATATTCAAGTTATTAGAGATACTTCCGGAGTGCATGATTTATCTGATTATTATTACTTAAAAGATAAATTTGAAGCTGCAATAAAAATTCCCTTAGCTAATATCAAAAATTTGTTAGGATTAACTGAAATTAATAACGCTAATTTACTTTCATATTTGAATAAGAATGAAAATGGATTCGATTTGGAAGGAATGCGAAGTGAAGTTGATTCTTTATTTTTCACAATTTATACAAATCAGCTTTCTTCAATAAATTTAGATTATAAATTAAATTTAACTGATATTGCAGATATAAATAAAATTCCGGAAGAATATGCCCTTTACCAAAACTATCCCAATCCATTTAATCCAAGTACAAAAATAAAATATTCTATTCCGATAAACGAAAAAAGTGAAACGAGAAACGTGAAACTAATTGTTTATGATGTTTTAGGAAAAGAGATTGAAACATTAGTAAACGAAACTAAATCGCCCGGAAATTATGAAGTAACGTTTGATGCAAGTAATCTTAGTAGTGGAATATATTTCTATAGAATTCAATGTAGTGATTTTACAGAAACAAAGAAGATGTTTTTTATAAAATAA
- a CDS encoding PQQ-like beta-propeller repeat protein, whose translation MRTKINITILLFLALLSNSILSQTPGNINWELDLGGIIYSCPAIGDDGTIYVTSIDSKLYAVNADGTKKWEFVTGDMIYSSPVLGNDGTIYFGSNDKKLYAVNSDGTKKWEFTTDDKITATPAISHNGTIYIGSYDKNIYAINSDGTLNWKFQTNGSILHPPIIGHDGTIYQVSNDNNLYSINFDGTLKWKLGSEFPFPLVIDEDGTIYIYSLNNYLHAFYPDGSQKWKLKLTNTIDVENAQIVIGSENDLYIHRYSYGAEDGDQAFLFSVTKSGVINWRYKTYDDGLSNNKSLSPIVGNDGTIYVNGYYSRLFAFNPDGSVNWVKRYTTSNPYQLNYLDSTFSSILAMDKNGNIIAGNLQGKLFSIFSGSNSLAESPWPKFSKTYKNQASYFNKNYPHALVAENEISTLTGKAVLDGTNSYDPNGENLSYFWSLIKILQMVKFLLVIQLLLK comes from the coding sequence ATGAGAACCAAAATCAATATTACAATATTGTTGTTTTTAGCTTTATTAAGTAATTCCATTTTATCTCAAACACCCGGAAATATAAATTGGGAACTTGATTTAGGCGGAATTATTTATTCATGCCCAGCAATTGGAGATGATGGAACTATTTATGTAACTTCTATAGATTCCAAACTTTATGCAGTAAATGCTGATGGTACAAAAAAATGGGAATTCGTTACTGGGGATATGATTTATTCTTCTCCGGTTTTAGGTAATGACGGAACTATTTATTTTGGATCAAATGATAAGAAACTTTATGCAGTAAATTCTGATGGTACAAAAAAATGGGAATTTACTACCGATGATAAAATTACTGCAACTCCCGCAATTAGTCATAATGGAACTATTTATATAGGTTCTTATGATAAAAATATTTATGCAATTAATTCAGATGGAACACTTAATTGGAAATTTCAAACAAATGGATCAATTCTGCATCCACCGATTATAGGACATGATGGAACAATCTATCAAGTTTCAAATGATAATAATTTATATTCAATTAATTTTGATGGAACATTAAAGTGGAAATTGGGTTCTGAATTTCCTTTCCCTCTGGTTATAGATGAAGATGGAACTATTTATATATACTCACTAAATAATTATTTACATGCTTTTTATCCTGACGGATCTCAAAAGTGGAAATTAAAACTTACCAATACAATAGATGTAGAAAATGCTCAAATAGTTATTGGAAGCGAAAATGATTTATATATTCATAGATATAGTTACGGAGCAGAAGATGGTGATCAAGCTTTTTTATTTTCAGTAACAAAAAGTGGAGTGATAAATTGGAGATATAAAACATATGATGATGGATTATCAAATAATAAGTCATTATCACCAATTGTTGGAAACGATGGAACTATTTATGTTAATGGTTATTACTCACGCCTTTTTGCCTTTAATCCCGATGGTAGTGTAAACTGGGTGAAACGATATACAACATCTAATCCTTATCAACTCAATTATTTAGATTCAACATTTTCTTCAATATTAGCAATGGATAAAAATGGAAATATTATTGCTGGAAATTTGCAAGGAAAATTATTTTCAATTTTTTCCGGCAGTAATAGTTTGGCAGAAAGTCCTTGGCCAAAATTTAGTAAAACATATAAAAATCAAGCCAGCTATTTTAACAAAAATTATCCGCATGCTTTAGTTGCAGAAAATGAAATATCAACATTAACGGGGAAAGCAGTTTTAGACGGAACAAATTCATATGATCCGAATGGTGAAAATCTAAGTTACTTTTGGAGTTTAATAAAAATCCTTCAAATGGTGAAATTCTTATTAGTAATCCAACTTCTCCTCAAATAG
- a CDS encoding T9SS type A sorting domain-containing protein yields the protein MNNFLVSFLVIIFISLSTDTRSQYISKKGGICFRTDDNQPINMYLEYAEVFDKYDKEFTFALNFAMQEITSEYINKLKSIQSNGHEMMDHTPFHRTNYFYTILGADFYRDHSGVANIKGNKIELAHTKITEGYAKVNCVRTGYVDINGNYIYSSLGQFKDFNKTDCYLYFPTLDKLVFIDENTGWIDNYKVQVRGFWRNDESLGVIKNIKFYNLDINDVHLTPQALNALMQESLRLAEHYNLIRPYTWIQPGGYFPHVYREEIKEGCQTSLGYKSAGVFSNPSLKVFNEYDPNNDKEYGMNFGDFHEDTKSLDECKNIIANRIAKHHVVIGHSHFRELLGGWSGFLERTEKLIQWCIENDIPIKTYSQWADILYNQIPNPYENIFPNLNIDKDQNNLPDGFEKLTDSYLDKTDGISQNENMSLAINKKGTIAKIIDLAGLEKGQNSFELWTKGAPGNFIEVDFQVGSNNYIFKFPAESSTWTKHTLSISTNGTKSLIIPENISLINITIRSTNFSSGTIKICGMKMSKENINLPVIELSKNLDVFDANSGSTSFSVTSNISWKAESNSSWLTVSPSSGNNNGTITASFSENTNSSPRNAVITVSGGGISKTISITQNGKPSSGGETGNYINVPESLSLGRDAGSTTVNVNSNITWTVKDNTGSVGGWISKSPKSLAGNGTITVRYLANNTGKDRIGQLIFSGSGITKTINVFQSATTSSVPNNNNSLSINTYSQTVSANSGSTSFSVTSNISWKAESNSIWLTISPSSGNNNGTLTANFSENTNNTSRNAVISVSGGGISKTISITQNGKPSSGGETGNYINVPESLSLGRDAGSTTVNVNSNITWTVKDNTGSVGGWISKSPKSLTGNGTITVRYLANNTGKDRIGQLIFSGSGITKTINVFQSATTNMLSKVEINNDNQFGFYETDVMPIIDHYELFQNYPNPFNPTTTIKYSIPSSVKGETSKVKLIVYDVLGKEIETLVNETKSAGNYEVTFDASNLSSGIYLYKIQAGKFVEIKKMILLK from the coding sequence ATGAATAATTTTCTTGTAAGCTTTCTTGTTATAATTTTTATTTCTCTATCAACAGATACAAGAAGTCAATATATTTCAAAGAAAGGAGGCATATGCTTCAGAACAGATGATAATCAGCCGATAAATATGTATTTAGAATACGCAGAAGTTTTTGATAAATACGACAAAGAATTTACATTTGCACTAAATTTTGCAATGCAGGAAATTACGTCAGAATATATAAATAAATTAAAATCTATCCAGTCAAATGGTCATGAAATGATGGACCATACTCCATTTCACAGAACGAATTATTTTTACACTATTTTAGGTGCTGATTTTTATAGGGATCATTCTGGTGTAGCAAATATTAAAGGGAACAAAATTGAATTAGCTCATACAAAAATAACTGAAGGCTATGCAAAAGTAAATTGTGTACGAACCGGCTATGTTGATATAAATGGTAATTATATTTATAGTAGCTTAGGTCAGTTCAAAGATTTTAACAAAACAGATTGTTATCTCTATTTTCCAACATTAGATAAATTAGTTTTTATTGACGAAAATACCGGCTGGATTGATAATTACAAAGTTCAAGTAAGAGGATTTTGGAGAAATGATGAGAGTTTAGGTGTTATTAAAAATATAAAATTTTATAATCTTGACATAAACGACGTTCATTTAACCCCACAAGCATTAAATGCTCTAATGCAAGAATCATTAAGATTGGCAGAACATTACAATTTAATTCGTCCATATACTTGGATACAACCAGGTGGTTATTTTCCACATGTGTATCGAGAAGAAATAAAGGAAGGGTGTCAAACTTCTTTAGGTTATAAATCCGCTGGTGTGTTTTCAAATCCAAGTTTAAAAGTATTTAACGAATATGATCCAAATAATGATAAAGAATATGGAATGAATTTCGGAGATTTTCATGAAGATACAAAATCATTAGATGAATGTAAAAATATTATAGCAAACAGAATTGCTAAACATCACGTAGTTATCGGGCACAGCCACTTTAGGGAATTGCTTGGTGGTTGGAGTGGTTTTCTAGAACGAACTGAAAAATTAATTCAATGGTGTATAGAAAATGATATCCCTATAAAAACATATTCACAATGGGCAGATATTCTATATAATCAAATTCCCAATCCATATGAAAATATATTTCCTAATTTAAATATTGACAAAGATCAAAACAATCTTCCGGATGGTTTTGAAAAATTGACAGATTCTTATTTAGATAAGACGGATGGAATATCACAAAATGAAAATATGTCTTTGGCAATAAATAAGAAAGGTACAATAGCTAAAATTATTGATCTCGCCGGTCTTGAAAAAGGACAGAATTCATTTGAATTGTGGACGAAAGGAGCCCCCGGAAATTTTATTGAGGTTGACTTTCAAGTTGGTTCTAACAACTATATTTTCAAATTCCCTGCTGAAAGTTCTACATGGACAAAACATACGCTAAGTATTTCAACTAATGGTACCAAATCTTTAATTATTCCTGAAAATATTTCTTTAATAAATATTACCATCAGAAGTACAAATTTTAGTTCCGGAACAATTAAAATTTGCGGAATGAAAATGAGTAAAGAGAATATAAATCTCCCTGTAATTGAACTTAGTAAAAATTTAGATGTTTTTGATGCTAATAGCGGCAGTACAAGTTTTAGTGTTACATCGAATATAAGTTGGAAAGCAGAAAGCAATTCCAGTTGGTTAACAGTTTCTCCTTCTTCTGGAAATAATAATGGAACTATTACCGCTAGTTTTTCTGAAAACACTAACTCTTCTCCAAGAAATGCTGTTATTACTGTTTCAGGCGGTGGTATTTCTAAAACTATTTCCATTACTCAAAATGGTAAACCTTCTTCGGGCGGTGAAACTGGTAATTATATAAATGTTCCCGAGTCTTTATCCTTAGGAAGAGATGCCGGTTCTACTACTGTTAATGTTAATTCTAATATTACTTGGACCGTTAAAGATAATACCGGTTCTGTTGGTGGATGGATTAGTAAATCTCCTAAATCTCTTGCCGGTAACGGGACTATTACTGTACGTTACTTAGCTAACAATACCGGTAAAGACAGAATAGGTCAGCTTATTTTCTCCGGTAGTGGGATTACTAAAACTATTAACGTCTTTCAATCTGCTACAACTTCTTCTGTTCCAAATAATAATAATTCACTTTCCATAAATACTTACAGCCAAACTGTTTCTGCTAATAGCGGCAGTACAAGTTTTAGTGTTACATCGAATATAAGTTGGAAAGCAGAAAGTAATTCTATCTGGTTAACTATTTCTCCATCTTCCGGAAATAACAATGGAACTTTAACTGCTAATTTCTCTGAAAATACTAACAATACTTCAAGAAATGCTGTTATTTCTGTTTCAGGCGGTGGTATTTCTAAAACTATTTCCATTACTCAAAATGGTAAACCTTCTTCGGGCGGTGAAACTGGTAATTATATAAATGTTCCCGAGTCTTTATCCTTAGGAAGAGATGCCGGTTCTACTACTGTTAATGTTAATTCTAATATTACTTGGACCGTTAAAGATAATACCGGTTCTGTTGGTGGATGGATTAGTAAATCTCCTAAATCTCTTACCGGTAACGGGACTATTACTGTACGTTACTTAGCTAACAATACCGGTAAAGACAGAATAGGTCAGCTTATTTTCTCCGGTAGTGGGATTACTAAAACTATTAACGTCTTTCAATCTGCTACGACTAATATGCTTTCCAAAGTAGAAATTAACAATGATAATCAATTTGGTTTTTATGAAACCGATGTAATGCCAATAATTGATCATTATGAACTATTTCAAAACTACCCTAATCCGTTTAATCCAACTACTACAATTAAATATTCTATTCCTTCAAGCGTGAAAGGAGAAACGTCAAAAGTGAAACTAATTGTTTATGATGTTTTAGGAAAAGAGATTGAAACATTAGTAAACGAAACTAAATCAGCCGGAAATTATGAAGTAACGTTTGATGCAAGTAATCTCTCTAGCGGAATATATCTTTATAAAATACAAGCTGGAAAATTTGTAGAAATCAAGAAAATGATTTTGTTAAAATAG
- a CDS encoding lipopolysaccharide biosynthesis protein codes for MSDLRKKIRSGIFYSGLARYSDIVVSIIIGALLARLLTPKEFGIVTIITVISSFFTLLSRFGISTAIVQNKDLTEEDLSSIFTFTIIIGFFFSFLFYIASPFIASFYEHPVLEGLSKLMSISILFNSLQIVPNAIILKNLKFKEMGITSVVIHLLTGIVAVVLAYLDFGYYALIINGILNGILLFISYFYLGPVTITLKIKYNALRKIAKFSTYQFLFTFINYFAGNLDNLLIGKFFNAATLGNYDKAYKLMLMPVQNLTQVITPVLHPVLSNHQDDYKLIYDAYYKIVKLLAIIGFPLSIFLFFNASEIIFILYGPQWGESISVFKILALAVGIQIVLSSTGSIFQATNRTDLLFYSGLISTIFVVLGILYGIFIGKDLISIGYGILIAFSLNTFQAFYLLIKYALKNSFRSFVKLFYYPILMSLVLLISLNIF; via the coding sequence ATGTCGGATTTACGAAAAAAAATACGATCAGGAATTTTTTATAGCGGACTTGCAAGATATAGCGATATTGTGGTTAGTATTATAATTGGCGCATTACTAGCAAGATTATTAACACCTAAAGAATTTGGAATTGTTACTATAATAACTGTTATTTCAAGTTTCTTTACTTTATTGAGTAGATTTGGTATAAGTACAGCCATTGTTCAAAATAAAGATCTTACAGAAGAAGACTTATCATCAATTTTTACATTTACAATTATAATAGGATTCTTTTTTTCGTTCCTATTCTACATTGCATCACCTTTCATTGCATCTTTTTACGAACATCCGGTTTTGGAAGGATTATCAAAACTAATGTCAATTTCAATTTTGTTTAATTCTTTGCAAATAGTACCTAATGCAATAATATTAAAAAATCTTAAGTTTAAAGAAATGGGTATCACAAGTGTGGTCATTCATCTTTTAACAGGGATAGTTGCTGTTGTGCTTGCTTATTTGGATTTTGGATATTACGCACTAATAATAAACGGAATTCTAAATGGAATATTACTTTTTATCTCCTACTTTTATCTAGGTCCTGTTACTATTACTTTAAAAATCAAATATAATGCATTAAGAAAAATTGCAAAATTTTCTACTTATCAATTTCTTTTTACATTCATCAATTACTTTGCTGGAAATTTAGATAATTTGTTAATCGGTAAATTTTTCAATGCAGCTACTTTAGGAAATTATGATAAAGCTTATAAACTAATGTTAATGCCGGTACAAAATCTTACTCAGGTTATTACACCTGTACTTCACCCTGTGTTATCAAATCATCAAGATGATTATAAACTAATATATGATGCATACTATAAAATTGTTAAGCTACTTGCCATAATTGGATTTCCACTTTCAATTTTTTTATTTTTTAACGCCTCTGAAATTATTTTTATTTTGTACGGTCCGCAGTGGGGTGAAAGTATATCTGTTTTTAAGATCTTAGCTTTAGCAGTGGGAATTCAAATTGTTCTTTCGAGTACTGGTTCTATTTTTCAAGCAACTAATAGAACCGATTTGTTATTTTACTCTGGATTGATTAGTACAATATTTGTTGTTCTGGGAATTTTATACGGGATTTTTATTGGTAAAGATTTAATTTCAATTGGTTACGGCATACTAATAGCTTTCTCTTTAAATACTTTTCAAGCTTTTTATTTACTTATAAAATATGCCTTAAAGAACTCCTTTAGAAGTTTTGTAAAATTATTTTATTACCCAATTTTAATGAGTCTTGTTTTATTAATTTCGTTAAATATTTTTTAA